CGTGAGGCGCTGCACGGATTTGGCGTGGATTATGACGAGGTGATCCATGACGAGCCCGAAGCCGCGCTTGGCAATGGCGGTCTGGGACGACTGGCGGCCTGTTACATGGAGTCGATGGCGACTCTGGGGTGTCCGGCCTATGGCTATGGGTTGCGCTATGAACACGGGCTGTTCCGGCAGCGTTTCGATCACGGGCGGCAGGTGGAAACCGCCGAGAACTGGCTGAAATCCCGCAACCCGTGGGAATTCGAGCGCCCCGAGGCCGCCTATGAGATCGGCTTCGGCGGCTGGGTCGAGGGTGACGGGCCGCGCAAGATCTGGCATCCGGCGGAAAGCGTGATCGCGGCGGCCTATGACATGCCGGTCATCGGCTGGCGCGGGCGTTGGGCCAATACGCTGCGCCTGTGGTCGGGCAAGCCGGTGCAGGAATTCGACCTCGAACGGTTCAACCGGGGCGAATATGTAGCGGCGGGCGCGGCCGAGTCTCTGGCCCGGACCATTACCCGCGTGCTCTATCCCGACGACTCGACCGAGGCCGGGAAAGAACTTCGGCTGAAGCAGGAATATTTCTTCACCGCCGCATCGGTGCGCGACATCATGCGCCGCTTCGCCTCGGGCGACGAATCCATCGCCGCCTTGCCTGACCGCGTCGCTATCCAGATGAACGACACCCATCCCTCCATTGCCGGGGCCGAGCTGGTGCGCGTTCTGATCGACGATTTCGGGCAGGAATTCGACGCCGCCGCCGACATGGCGGTGCGGGTGCTGAACTATACCAACCACACGCTTCTGCCAGAGGCACTTGAAACATGGTCCGAGGGGCTATTCCGCAAGATCCTGCCGCGCCATATGGATCTGGTCGAGCGCATCGACGATCACCATAAACGCCGAAACCCCTCGCGCCCGTGGGAACTGTCCGCCATCCATCACGGTCAGGTTCACATGGGAACACTGGCCTTCATGCAGTCGGGCCATGTGAACGGCGTCTCGGCGCTGCATACGGATCTGATGAAAGAGACCGTCTTTCACGATCTGAACCGGCTGCATCCCGACCGGATCGTGAATGTCACCAATGGCGTGACCCCGCGCCGATGGCTCTATTCCGCCAATCCCACCCTTGCCGGGCTGATCACCGAAACGCTTGGTGATGAGGAATGGGTGGATCATCTGGATCGCCTGAAACGGCTTGAGCCCTCCGCCGATGACAGCGCATGGCTGGACCGCTATGCGGCTGCCAAACGCAGCAACAAGGTAGCACTGTCCAACTGGCTGGGTGAAAGACTTGGCATCGTGCCCGACCCGGATGCGCTGTTCGATGTCCAGATCAAGCGTATCCATGAATATAAGCGCCAGCTTCTGAACGTGCTGGAGACCATTTCTCGTTGGGATGAGATCCGTCAGAATCCCGGTGCGGACTGGCAGCCGCGCGTCAAGATATTCGGCGGCAAGGCGGCACCCGGCTATGTCGTCGCGAAAGAGATCGTGCATCTGATCAACGACGTCGCCGCTGTCGTCAACAAGGACCCCGCGATGCAGGGCCGACTGATTGTGGCCTATCCGGCGAATTACAATGTCTCGATGGCGGTCAGGCTGATCCCGGCGGCGGATCTGTCCGAGCAGATCTCAACCGCCGGGAAAGAGGCATCCGGCACCGGCAATATGAAACTGTCGATGAACGGAGCGCTGACCATCGGCACGCTGGACGGGGCCAATGTGGAGATCCGCGAACAGGTCGGGGCCGAGAATTTCTTTCTGTTCGGCATGAACACCGCCGAGGTCGAAAAACGCCGTGCCATGCAGGATCATGCCGCGCAGGCCATCGCAGAATCCCCTGCCCTCGCACGCGCCATCGAACTGATCGCGGCAGGAACATTCGGCGGCGACAGGGACCGCTATGGCAGACTCGTCGACATCCTGCGCAAATGGGATGATTATCTGGTCTGCTCTGATTTCGCCGATTACCGCTCGACGCAAGGCGATATCGATGCCGCTTACCGTGACCAGAGGGGATGGAACCGCATGGCAGCGCTGAACACCGCCCGCATGGGATGGTTCTCGTCAGACCGCTCGATCCGTGATTACATGAGTCGTGTCTGGGATATGGAGGCGAGCGATGAGCAAGCAGCAAGGCAACGGGCCGGGCAGCCAGCAGGATAACTCTGAGTCCGATCTGACCGCGCCACCGCCGATTTCCCGTGACCGTGCGCAGGCGCTTGCGGATGGCCGCGATGCCGAGCCGTTCCACTGGCTGGGGCCGCATCCTGCCGGTGATGGCTGGCGGGTCATGGCGGTGGATCACGGTGCCGCCGAGATGTCGATCGCGACAATCCACGGCGTTTATCCGATGGATCCGGTTCATGACATCGCCGGACTTTTCGCGGGGATCATGCCCGACCCGACCCCCTATCTGCTGAAAGGCACTGACGGGCAGGCTGAATGGGAATATGAGGACCCCTATCGCTTCGGCCCGGTACTTGGCCAAATCGACGAATATCTGATCGGAGAAGGCACGCATCATCAGCTCTGGCTGGCGCTTGGGGCGCATGTCATCAAGCATCAGGGTGTCAGCGGGACGCATTTCGCGGTCTGGGCGCCGAATGCCCGCCGTGTCGCGGTTCTGGGCGATTTCAATGGCTGGGATGCTCGACGCCACGGCATGCGGCGGCGCGGTCTGACCGGCGTATGGGAAATCTTCATCCCGAATATCGGCGACGGCACGGCCTATAAATTCGCCATCACCGGCGCACATGGAGAGCCGATGCCTCAGAAAGCGGACCCGGTCGGGTTCGGGGCGGAACACCCGCCCGCAACGGCTTCGGTCGTGCGCGAAATCGGGAATTACGACTGGCGCGACACAGCATGGATGGACCGCCGCGCAAAGGCGCAGAGCATCTCGGCCCCGATCTCGGTCTATGAGGTGCATTTGGGAAGCTGGAAGCGCGTGACCGAAGACGGCAATCGCCCGCTTTCTTATCTGGAACATGCTCGGGACCTGATCCCATATGTCGTCGGGATGGGCTTCACCCATCTGGAGCTGATGCCGGTTTCCGAATTTCCCTTCGACGGATCCTGGGGCTACCAGCCGATCGGGCTTTATGCGCCGACCATCCGCTTCGGCACGCCGGATGAGTTCCGCGCCCTGATCGACACCGCGCATGAGGCGGGCATCGGTGTGCTGCTCGACTGGGTGCCGGGGCATTTTCCGACCGATGCGCATGGTCTGGGACGTTTCGACGGCACCGCGCTTTACGAACATGCCGACCCTCGCGAGGGGTTTCATCAGGACTGGAATACGCTGATCTATAATTACGGCCGGCGTGAGGTGTCCAACTATCTGACCGCGAATGCGCTGTACTGGCTGGAAGAGTTCCATATTGACGGGCTGCGTGTGGATGCGGTCGCCTCGATGCTGTACCGGGATTATTCCCGCAAGGAGGGCGAATGGGTGCCCAATATCCACGGCGGGCGCGAAAATCTTGAGGCGATAGATTTCCTGCGCGGGGTCAACACTGTTGCTTACGGCACCGTGCCGGGGATCATGACGGTGGCCGAGGAATCCACCTCTTTTCCCGGCGTCTCGCGGCCTGCGGATACGGGCGGGCTGGGTTTCGGTTTCAAATGGAATATGGGCTGGATGAACGATACGCTCAGCTATATCCGGCACGAACCTGTGCATCGCAGTCACCATCACAACCAGCTTACATTCGGTCTGGTCTACGCGTTTTCAGAGAATTTCATCCTGCCGATCAGCCATGACGAGGTGGTGCACGGCAAGGGCTCGATGCTGGACAAGATGCCGGGAGATGACTGGCAGAAATTCGCAAATTTGCGTGCCTATTACGGGTTCATGTGGACCCATCCGGGCAAGAAGCTGCTGTTCATGGGATGCGAATTCGCACAGCGGCGCGAGTGGAACCATGACTCGTCGCTGGACTGGCATTTGCTGGAAGACCCCAGACATAAGGGCGTGCAATCGCTGATCCGCGATCTGAACCGGATATACCGGGACCTGCCCGCCCTGCATAAGCGCGACGCACAGACCGAAGGCTTCGGCTGGATCGAGGGCGGTGCAGCGGCGGAATCCGTTCTCGCCTATGCACGTTACGGAGAGGATGGCGACGTGCCTGTCGTCGTGATCTGCAATTTCACCCCGGTGCCACGCCACGGTTGGACGCTTGGCTTGCCGCGCGACGGCAAGTGGCGGTTGCGGCTGAACAGCGATGCCGGGGTCTATGGCGGGTCGAATATGCAAACCGCGCAGATCGTCACGGCGGATGGCGAGGAATATCAGGGCTATGATCAGTCCGCGATGATCGACCTGCCGCCTCTTTCGGTCCTGATCTACGAAGCTGTCTGACCTTAACAAGTGGGGAGGAGACCCATGACACTGCACCGTCCCAACCGTCTCTCATCGCGTGCAATGGCCTATGTCCTGGCCGGAGGGCGCGGATCGCGCCTGAAGGAACTGACTGACCGCCGCGCGAAGCCCGCCGTCTATTTCGGCGGCAAGTCCCGCATCATCGACTTCGCCCTGTCCAACGCGCTGAATTCCGGCATCCGCAAGATGGCCGTTGCGACGCAATACAAGGCACACAGCCTGATCCGGCACCTGAACCGGGGCTGGTCCTTCTTCCGGTCCGAGCGCAATGAGTTTCTGGATATCCTGCCCGCCTCGCAGCAGATGGATGAGGAAAACTGGTATCGCGGCACGGCCGATGCCGTCGCGCAGAATATCCATATCATCGACAGCTACGATGTGGATTTTCTGGTCGTTCTGGCCGGGGACCATATCTACAAAATGGATTACGAGCTGATGCTGCGACAGCATGTCGACAGCGGCGCCGATGTGACGGTCGGCTGTCTGACCGTCCCGCGCAGCGAGGCGTCCGCCTTCGGGGTCATGGATGTCGATGCCGAGGGGCGCATCGTCTCGTTTCTGGAAAAGCCCGCCGACCCGCCGGGCATGCCCGACGATCCGGATTCGACGCTGGCGTCGATGGGGATTTATGTGTTCGACTGGAAATTTCTGCGCGAACTGTTGCGGAAAGACGCCGCCGATCCGAATTCCAGCCATGATTTCGGCCATGACCTGATCCCCCAGATCGTAAAGAACGGCAAGGCCGTCGCGCATCGCTTTACCGAAAGCTGTGTCCGCAGCTCTTCCGACGCACCGGCCTATTGGCGCGATGTCGGCACGATCGACGCGTTCTGGCAGGCCAATATCGACCTGACGGATTTCTCGCCCGAGTTGGATCTGTATGACCGCGACTGGCCGATCTGGACCTATGGCGAGATCACCCCGCCCGCCAAATTCATCCATGACGATGAGGACAGGCGCGGCCATGCAGTCAGTTCGATGGTGTCCGGGGGCTGCATTATCTCTGGTTCCGAGGTCCGCAACTCGCTGCTGTTTACCGGGGTGAAGGCGAACAGCTATTCCACGCTGCGGTCGGTCGTGGCGATGCCCTATGTGAATATCGGACGGCATGTCAGGCTGAAAGATGTGGTGATAGATCGCGGCGCCGATATCCCCGAAGGTCTGGTCGTCGGAGAGGATCGTGACGAGGATGCGAAATGGTTCCGCGTAACCGATAGCGGAGTGACGCTGATTACGCAGGATATGCTGGACCGGCGGGCGGCAGGGCAATGAGCGCTGCCGCGAATCCCGACCGGAAACCGGTTTCGCCTCGCGACCGGGCAAGGCCTGCCAGTGGCAATGTCCTGTCGGTCGCCTCGGAAGCTGCGCCGCTGATCAAGACCGGAGGGCTTGCGGATGTGGTCGGCGCATTGCCTGCTGCGCTCGCCCCTCTTGGCTGGCGTTTGCGGACGCTTCTGCCCGCCTATCCCGGCTTGTCGGCAAAGCTGAGCGATGCTCGGCAGGTCTGGTCCGATGCGGATCTGTTCGGCGGCCCGGCGCAGATGCTTGCGGGCATGGTGGGCGATCTGGACATTCTGCTGCTGGACGCGCCGCATCTTTTCGACCGCGAGGGCGGTATTTACGGCACACCGAGCGGCGAGGACTGGCCCGACAATCCGGCCCGCTTCGCCGCGTTAAGCTGGGCCGCTGCCCGGATCGCCAAGGACGGGCTAAGCGATGGCTGGCGACCCGATCTGCTGCATTGCCATGACTGGCAGTCCGGCTTTGCCCCGCTTTGGACACGGGGTTCCGTCCCTTCGGTCATGACCATCCACAATATCGCCTTTCAGGGCATCGCGCCCGCCAGCCAGCTTGAAGCGCTGCGCCTGCCGCCCGAGGGGTTCACACCCGACGGTTACGAGTATTGGGGCCAGATCAGCGCCCTCAAGGCCGGGCTGATCCATGCCGATGCCATCACCACCGTATCGCCAAGCTATGCCGCCGAGCTGACCACGCCGGAATTCGGCTTCGGTCTGGAAGGGGTGATACGCGGACGGGCGGATGTATTGTCGGGCATCCTGAACGGGATAGACGATGCGGTCTGGAATCCCGCCATCGACGACCAGATCCCCGCCCGATACAGCGCCGGTGATATGGAGGGCAAAACCCTCTCGGCCGCGTCCTTGCGCACGGAATTCGGGCTGGACCCCGAGGGCGGCCCGCTTTTCATCGTGGTCAGCCGCCTGACCCGCCAGAAAGGTCTGGATCTTCTGCTGGAGACCATTCCGGGCCTTGTCGCCAGAGGCGGACAACTGGCGGTCCTTGGCTCGGGTGAGCCGGATCTGCAGGACGGTTTCCTGCGTGCGGCAAAAGCGCATCCGGGCCGGGTCGCGGTCAGAATCGGCTATGATGAGGCGCTCTCGCATCGCATGTTCGCAGGCGGAGACGTGGTGCTTGTCCCGTCGCGCTTCGAGCCTTGCGGGCTGACGCAGATATACGGTCTGGCCTATGGGACGCTGCCACTTGTGGCGCGGACGGGCGGGCTGGCGGATACGGTCATCGACGCCAATGACGCGGCGCTGCGGGCAGGCGTGGCGACCGGGCTTCAATTCGCGCCGGTCACCGCCGATGCGCTGTCGCTGGCACTTCGACGCGCTTCAGCCCTTTACGATCAGTCGGCAATCTGGCAGCGAATGGTCCGCCGGGCGATGGCTCATCCTGTCGGATGGGATGCCTCGGCCCGCAACTATGCGGCGCTCTATGACAGGCTGACCACAGGCTGACAGATACATGACTGAAACCGACTATAGGATCACCTCCGGCAGTTCCGACCGGCTGGGGGCGCATCCCATCAATGGCGGGGTGAACTTCGCTGTATTTTCCGCCAATGCCGAGCGGATCGAGATCTGCCTGTTCTCCCCCGACGGACAGCGCGAATTGCAGCGCCTGACCCTTCCCGACCGGTTGGGCGATATCTGGAACGGGTTCATCCCCAGCCTGCCAGAGGGCGCGTTATACGGGCTGCGCACCTATGGGCCTTTCGCGCCGGAACAGGGGCATCGCTTCAACCCGGCAAAGCTGCTGCTGGACCCTTATGCGCGGCGCCTGTCAGGGCGGCTAATCCATGACGATGCGCTTCTAGGGTATGTCAGCAACGCGGCGCAGGCGGATCTCTCGGTCGATGAGCGGGATTCAGCGCCGTTCATGCCGAAATGCGTCGTAACCCCGGACCAGCCGCCCCTGCCCCGTGGCCGCCGCACCCCGCGCGACCGGGTGATCCTCTATGAGGCGCATCCGAAAGGCATGACCGCCGCCAACCCCGCCGTGGCACAGACGCAGCAGGGGAAGTTTTCGGGGCTTGCCTCGGATGCGGTGATCTCGCATCTCCAGCGGCTCGGGATCACCACGCTGGAGCTTCTGCCGGTGCAGGCCCATGCCGATGAGGCGTTCCTGCTGCGTCAGAGCCTCAGCAATTACTGGGGCTATAACACGATGGCCTTTTTCGCGCCCGAGGCGGATTACACCGCAAAGGGCGACCCGGCAGAGTTCCGCGACATGGTTGCCCGCCTGCATAATGCCGGGATCGAAGTCGTGATCGACGTGGTTTATAACCACACCGCCGAGGGAAACGAGTTGGGGCCGACCCTGTCCTTTCGCGGGCTGGACAATGCCAGCTATTACCGGCTGATGCCGGATAATCCGCGCTTCTACATCAACGATACCGGCACCGGAAACACACTGAACTGCACTCATCCGATGGTGATCCGCATGGTGCTGGATTCGCTGCGCTACTGGGTCGAGATCATGGGCGTGGACGGGTTCCGCTTTGATCTGGCCACGGTTCTGGGACGCGAGCCGGGCGGTTTTGCGCGGGAGGGGCGCTTTCTGACGGCGCTGCGGCAGGATCCGGTTCTGGCGAATATCCGCCTGATCGCCGAACCTTGGGATGTCGGTCCCGGAGGCTATCAGCTTGGCGCATTTCCGCCGCCTTTTCTTGAATGGAATGACCGCTTCCGCGATACGGCTCGGGGCTTCTGGCGCGGCGACGGCAATATCGCGCAACTGGCCGAGCGGATGACCGGCTCTGCCCCGATCTTCGACCACAGCGGACGCGCCCCTCAGGCCAGTATCAATTTCGTGACCGCTCATGACGGTTTCACACTGGCCGATCTGACCGCCTATGACCGGAAGCATAACGAGGCCAATCACGAGGGAAATCGCGACGGCCATAACGACAACCTCTCAGATAATATGGGACATGAGGGGCCGACCGGCGACGACGCCATCAATCAGGCCCGCGCCAGACGCCGCCGCAATATGCTGGCGACGCTGATGCTGTCTCAGGGAACGCCGATGCTGCTTGGCGGCGACGAAATCGCCAATAGTCAGGACGGCAACAATAACGCCTATTGTCAGGATAACCGGATCGGCTGGATCGGCTGGGAGAATGCCGATGACGCGCTTGCATCCTTCACCGCAAGGCTGACCGCCCTGCGCCATGCCCATCCGGTCCTGCATCAGCGCCGTTTTCTGCACTCATCGGATCTGCCGGATGGGAAACGCGATCTTGTCTGGCATCTTCCCGACGGAGCCGAGCCGACAGATGCCGACTGGCAGAATCCCACGCTGAGGACATTGGGGCTGGAACTGCGCATGGCAAGCGACATGCCGGGCCGCGATGCCTGGCGCGATGAGGTCGCCTTTATCGTGGTCAATGGCAGCGAAGACCCGGCCCGCATGCAACTGCCCGACCCGGAGGGCCGCGTCTGGATGCGGGTTCTCGACACCGACGCCCCATTCGCGCAGGATCGCCACGAATCCGGCCCCTCCGCACAGGTCGCCGCCAATTCCATTGCCGTTTTCATGCCAGAGGGAGACCCCGCATGAGTGTCATTACCGTCCAGACCACCCCTATCGAAGGCCAGAAGCCCGGCACATCGGGCCTGCGCAAGAAGACCCGGATCTTCATGCAGCCGCATTTTCTGGAGAATTTCGTGCAGTCGATCATCGATGCGATTGGCGGGGTGCAGGGCAAAACGCTGGTGCTGGGCGGCGATGGCCGTTACTTCAACGACCGCGCGGCGCAGGTCATTCTGCGGATGTGCGCCGCAGGCGGTGCCGCGAAGATGATCGTGGGGCGCAATGCCTTGCTGTCGACGCCTGCCGCCTCGAACCTGATCCGCAAAAGAGCTGCGGATGGCGGCTTTATCATGTCAGCCAGCCATAATCCGGGCGGCGAAAATGAAGATTTCGGGCTGAAATTCAATGGCGCGAATGGCGGTCCGGCACCCGAATCCGTCACTGACAGGATTTTCGTACGCACGCAGGACATCACCGAATACCGCATCTTCGAGGGGCAGGATATCGACCTGTCCCGCATCGGCACGGCCACGCTTGGCGGGATGGAGATCGATATCGTCGATCCGGTCGCGGACTATGCCACGCTGATGGAGCAGCTTTTCGATTTCGGCGCGATCCGGGATCTGCTGTCCTCCGGGTTTACGCTGCGATTTGACGCGATGCATGCCGTGACCGGCCCCTATGCCACCGAGATTCTGCAAAACCGTCTCGGCGCGGCCAGGGACAGCGTCGTCAACGCGACCCCCCTGCCCGATTTCGGCGGCGGGCATCCCGATCCGAACCCGGTCTGGGCGAAGGATCTGATGGATGTCATGATGGCCAAGGACGCCCCGGATTTCGGCGCGGCATCCGACGGCGATGGCGACCGCAACATGATCCTTGGCCGCGGGATCTATGTCACGCCTTCCGACAGCTTGGCCGTTCTGGCCGCCAATGCGCATCACGCGCCCGGCTATGCTGCCGGTCTTTCCGGGGTGGCGCGGTCAATGCCGACCTCTCGCGCTGCCGATCTGGTCGCGAAAAAGGCCGGGATCGGAAGCTATGAGACCCCGACCGGGTGGAAATTCTTCGGTAATCTTCTCGATGCGGGGCGCGTCACGCTCTGCGGTGAGGAATCGGCGGGGACCGGCTCGGATCATGTCCGCGAAAAGGACGGGCTTTGGGCGGTGCTGCTCTGGCTGAATATTCTGGCGGCCCGCAAGCAATCCGTTCAGCAGATCCTTCAGGATCACTGGTCGGAATATGGCCGCAATTATTACTCGCGCCACGATTATGAGGCCGTTCCCTCTGACAAGGCAAACGCCCTGATCGAGCGGCTTCGCGCCATGCTGAACGATCTGCCCGGTCAGGAATGCGCCGGGCTGACCGTCGAGGCCGCCGATGATTTCGCCTATCACGACCCGATCGACGAATCCGTATCGAAGCATCAGGGCATCCGGATCAGCTTCACCGATGGGTCGCGCATCGTGATGCGGCTTTCGGGGACAGGAACGGAGGGCGCGACGCTGCGGGTCTATCTGGAACGCTATCAACCCGCCGATGGTCGCCTTGATATGAGCGTCGATGAGGCTTTGCTGCCGGTCATTCAGGCTGCCGAGGAGATCGCGCAGATCCGTCAGCATACCGACCGTGACAAACCCGATGTGACCACCTGACAGGGACGGTCAAATCGCAGCCGCACCCATCACGCCGCGACGGGAGACATGAATGAACCCTGACATGCTGAACACGCTCGGCACCTATATCTGGGCGCTCGATTATGGATCGGTTCTGGTCTTCGCCCTGACCGGGGCGCTTGTCGCCAGCCGGGCGCAGCTTGATATCATAGGGTTCATCTTCATGGCCTCGCTGACCGCTGTCGGCGGTGGGACGTTGCGGGATCTGGTTCT
This sequence is a window from Paracoccus aerodenitrificans. Protein-coding genes within it:
- a CDS encoding glycogen/starch/alpha-glucan phosphorylase gives rise to the protein MTQPEMSATPKDIAQSVRDHLTFSIGKDAPHASVHDWRVALSLAVRDRIVEPWFASTRATYDGKLKRVHYLSMEFLIGRLLEDSIVNLGLDDMAREALHGFGVDYDEVIHDEPEAALGNGGLGRLAACYMESMATLGCPAYGYGLRYEHGLFRQRFDHGRQVETAENWLKSRNPWEFERPEAAYEIGFGGWVEGDGPRKIWHPAESVIAAAYDMPVIGWRGRWANTLRLWSGKPVQEFDLERFNRGEYVAAGAAESLARTITRVLYPDDSTEAGKELRLKQEYFFTAASVRDIMRRFASGDESIAALPDRVAIQMNDTHPSIAGAELVRVLIDDFGQEFDAAADMAVRVLNYTNHTLLPEALETWSEGLFRKILPRHMDLVERIDDHHKRRNPSRPWELSAIHHGQVHMGTLAFMQSGHVNGVSALHTDLMKETVFHDLNRLHPDRIVNVTNGVTPRRWLYSANPTLAGLITETLGDEEWVDHLDRLKRLEPSADDSAWLDRYAAAKRSNKVALSNWLGERLGIVPDPDALFDVQIKRIHEYKRQLLNVLETISRWDEIRQNPGADWQPRVKIFGGKAAPGYVVAKEIVHLINDVAAVVNKDPAMQGRLIVAYPANYNVSMAVRLIPAADLSEQISTAGKEASGTGNMKLSMNGALTIGTLDGANVEIREQVGAENFFLFGMNTAEVEKRRAMQDHAAQAIAESPALARAIELIAAGTFGGDRDRYGRLVDILRKWDDYLVCSDFADYRSTQGDIDAAYRDQRGWNRMAALNTARMGWFSSDRSIRDYMSRVWDMEASDEQAARQRAGQPAG
- the glgB gene encoding 1,4-alpha-glucan branching protein GlgB — translated: MSKQQGNGPGSQQDNSESDLTAPPPISRDRAQALADGRDAEPFHWLGPHPAGDGWRVMAVDHGAAEMSIATIHGVYPMDPVHDIAGLFAGIMPDPTPYLLKGTDGQAEWEYEDPYRFGPVLGQIDEYLIGEGTHHQLWLALGAHVIKHQGVSGTHFAVWAPNARRVAVLGDFNGWDARRHGMRRRGLTGVWEIFIPNIGDGTAYKFAITGAHGEPMPQKADPVGFGAEHPPATASVVREIGNYDWRDTAWMDRRAKAQSISAPISVYEVHLGSWKRVTEDGNRPLSYLEHARDLIPYVVGMGFTHLELMPVSEFPFDGSWGYQPIGLYAPTIRFGTPDEFRALIDTAHEAGIGVLLDWVPGHFPTDAHGLGRFDGTALYEHADPREGFHQDWNTLIYNYGRREVSNYLTANALYWLEEFHIDGLRVDAVASMLYRDYSRKEGEWVPNIHGGRENLEAIDFLRGVNTVAYGTVPGIMTVAEESTSFPGVSRPADTGGLGFGFKWNMGWMNDTLSYIRHEPVHRSHHHNQLTFGLVYAFSENFILPISHDEVVHGKGSMLDKMPGDDWQKFANLRAYYGFMWTHPGKKLLFMGCEFAQRREWNHDSSLDWHLLEDPRHKGVQSLIRDLNRIYRDLPALHKRDAQTEGFGWIEGGAAAESVLAYARYGEDGDVPVVVICNFTPVPRHGWTLGLPRDGKWRLRLNSDAGVYGGSNMQTAQIVTADGEEYQGYDQSAMIDLPPLSVLIYEAV
- the glgC gene encoding glucose-1-phosphate adenylyltransferase produces the protein MTLHRPNRLSSRAMAYVLAGGRGSRLKELTDRRAKPAVYFGGKSRIIDFALSNALNSGIRKMAVATQYKAHSLIRHLNRGWSFFRSERNEFLDILPASQQMDEENWYRGTADAVAQNIHIIDSYDVDFLVVLAGDHIYKMDYELMLRQHVDSGADVTVGCLTVPRSEASAFGVMDVDAEGRIVSFLEKPADPPGMPDDPDSTLASMGIYVFDWKFLRELLRKDAADPNSSHDFGHDLIPQIVKNGKAVAHRFTESCVRSSSDAPAYWRDVGTIDAFWQANIDLTDFSPELDLYDRDWPIWTYGEITPPAKFIHDDEDRRGHAVSSMVSGGCIISGSEVRNSLLFTGVKANSYSTLRSVVAMPYVNIGRHVRLKDVVIDRGADIPEGLVVGEDRDEDAKWFRVTDSGVTLITQDMLDRRAAGQ
- the glgA gene encoding glycogen synthase GlgA → MSAAANPDRKPVSPRDRARPASGNVLSVASEAAPLIKTGGLADVVGALPAALAPLGWRLRTLLPAYPGLSAKLSDARQVWSDADLFGGPAQMLAGMVGDLDILLLDAPHLFDREGGIYGTPSGEDWPDNPARFAALSWAAARIAKDGLSDGWRPDLLHCHDWQSGFAPLWTRGSVPSVMTIHNIAFQGIAPASQLEALRLPPEGFTPDGYEYWGQISALKAGLIHADAITTVSPSYAAELTTPEFGFGLEGVIRGRADVLSGILNGIDDAVWNPAIDDQIPARYSAGDMEGKTLSAASLRTEFGLDPEGGPLFIVVSRLTRQKGLDLLLETIPGLVARGGQLAVLGSGEPDLQDGFLRAAKAHPGRVAVRIGYDEALSHRMFAGGDVVLVPSRFEPCGLTQIYGLAYGTLPLVARTGGLADTVIDANDAALRAGVATGLQFAPVTADALSLALRRASALYDQSAIWQRMVRRAMAHPVGWDASARNYAALYDRLTTG
- the glgX gene encoding glycogen debranching protein GlgX; this encodes MTETDYRITSGSSDRLGAHPINGGVNFAVFSANAERIEICLFSPDGQRELQRLTLPDRLGDIWNGFIPSLPEGALYGLRTYGPFAPEQGHRFNPAKLLLDPYARRLSGRLIHDDALLGYVSNAAQADLSVDERDSAPFMPKCVVTPDQPPLPRGRRTPRDRVILYEAHPKGMTAANPAVAQTQQGKFSGLASDAVISHLQRLGITTLELLPVQAHADEAFLLRQSLSNYWGYNTMAFFAPEADYTAKGDPAEFRDMVARLHNAGIEVVIDVVYNHTAEGNELGPTLSFRGLDNASYYRLMPDNPRFYINDTGTGNTLNCTHPMVIRMVLDSLRYWVEIMGVDGFRFDLATVLGREPGGFAREGRFLTALRQDPVLANIRLIAEPWDVGPGGYQLGAFPPPFLEWNDRFRDTARGFWRGDGNIAQLAERMTGSAPIFDHSGRAPQASINFVTAHDGFTLADLTAYDRKHNEANHEGNRDGHNDNLSDNMGHEGPTGDDAINQARARRRRNMLATLMLSQGTPMLLGGDEIANSQDGNNNAYCQDNRIGWIGWENADDALASFTARLTALRHAHPVLHQRRFLHSSDLPDGKRDLVWHLPDGAEPTDADWQNPTLRTLGLELRMASDMPGRDAWRDEVAFIVVNGSEDPARMQLPDPEGRVWMRVLDTDAPFAQDRHESGPSAQVAANSIAVFMPEGDPA
- a CDS encoding alpha-D-glucose phosphate-specific phosphoglucomutase produces the protein MSVITVQTTPIEGQKPGTSGLRKKTRIFMQPHFLENFVQSIIDAIGGVQGKTLVLGGDGRYFNDRAAQVILRMCAAGGAAKMIVGRNALLSTPAASNLIRKRAADGGFIMSASHNPGGENEDFGLKFNGANGGPAPESVTDRIFVRTQDITEYRIFEGQDIDLSRIGTATLGGMEIDIVDPVADYATLMEQLFDFGAIRDLLSSGFTLRFDAMHAVTGPYATEILQNRLGAARDSVVNATPLPDFGGGHPDPNPVWAKDLMDVMMAKDAPDFGAASDGDGDRNMILGRGIYVTPSDSLAVLAANAHHAPGYAAGLSGVARSMPTSRAADLVAKKAGIGSYETPTGWKFFGNLLDAGRVTLCGEESAGTGSDHVREKDGLWAVLLWLNILAARKQSVQQILQDHWSEYGRNYYSRHDYEAVPSDKANALIERLRAMLNDLPGQECAGLTVEAADDFAYHDPIDESVSKHQGIRISFTDGSRIVMRLSGTGTEGATLRVYLERYQPADGRLDMSVDEALLPVIQAAEEIAQIRQHTDRDKPDVTT